The genomic interval CCCCGGGACGTGTAGCCGCCGTTGATCCGCTCTGTCTCACGGCGTGCGGCAGAGCCAGCAAGACGGTCGCTCCCAGAATGACCACCAGCAAGCCGACGGCCACAAGGAGATGCAACAAAGGAACTTTCCTGCGACCGAGAGTGAGCGGCCTGGAGAGCAAAGACTGCTGCTTGTTGAGAGGCTGAGACCCAGGCCCTACCGACGAGGCAGTTGCAGCAGGCGAGGGCGGCGGCAGTAGTTGCGGGCTTTCCGCCTGTGCGATGGAAGCCGGAGGAGGCGTCTGGGGCAGACCAGGCCATCTCGAAGCGGGCACCGTGCTCTCCATCAGCGAAAGGGGCGTACTTGGCCCAGCCACCGCGCCGGGGGCAGGAGGACTAAATGGTACACCGAAGTGATGGAGCAAAATGGCATCGATCTCACGCTTCATGAGGGCAGCATGCTGGTAGCGCTGGCCAGGGTCACGCTGCAGCGCCTGCATCAGCACGCGCTCGGTCTCAGGGGAAATGCCAGGACGGAGGGTCCGAACAGGAGGATAGCTAAAGGGCGGCTGCTGCCGAGGGTCCCAGCCAGTCAAGAGCTGGTGGAGGGTAGCAGCCAGGGCATAGAGATCGGAGCGATGATCAACCTGGCCTTGATATTGCTCTGGCGCCGCATACCCCGGCGTCCCCAGAATGGTCGGACGCTGACGCAGCCGATTGCGGGCCCGCTGCGCCGTGGGGGGAAGCAGGTTGACCAGGTGAACATCGCCATCTCGCTGGCCAATGACAAGGTTCGTTGGCTTGATGTCCCCATGAAAAATAGAAGGTACGTTATTCTCAAGATAGTCCAGTAGATCGAGAAGCTCAGAGGCGTAAATGAGTACATCGCGCTCGGAGAGCGGCCAGGAAGATTGCGCGAGCCGCTTCTCTGCGTGCTCTCCTTCTACGTATTCCTGCACGAGAAAGTAGCGCTCTCCCTCTAGAAAATGATCAAGCACTCGTGGCAGGAATGGATGATCAAGGCGTGCCAGAAGGGAGGCTTCAAGCCTGAGCTGCTTGAGATCTTGCTCACGGCGCCAGGGATCAGTGGCCTCAGTGAGTAGCTCTTTGATGACCACCCGCCTGCCGCCATGCTGCTGATCGTTGGCCAGCACTGCAGCGCCTGCCCCACCCCAACCGAGCACGCGAGAGACGTAATAGCGCCCGCCGTAAAGAAAGCTGCCTGGCGCCAGGGTTCCAGCAACGACGCTGGCCCCATCGGTGGCGGCTTCCCTTGGCAGAGGACCGAAGCAGTGGGCACAGAAGCCGGCCCCAGGGCGAGTCATTGCCCCGCAGTGAGGACATTGCATCGTTCGTGTACCTGCCTTCCTTGCCCGAATATGATGGCTGGGCACGAATTGAAGAGAGAGCCAATGCTAACTGTCACTCTCCTCTTATGGAGATTCTCCCTTTCTACATCCAATCAGAGACACTGGACACATCGCCTGTTGCACGTGTTCAGAACAGACATATACCCCCTCTAGGAAGAAATACGTCTCTACCGGGGAGAGATTAACAAGCAGGGAGAAAAGCAGGAGCTTTGTCGGTGAGGCCCAGCTGCAGCATAAGGGGAGGCGTTGGGGGAGAGGGGAAGAGGAAGAGAGCAGCAGCTACCCAGGCCACGAGCAGGGGGCCAGGCCAAGGCGAAGCGCCAGGAAGAGCAGCGAGCAAGCGGTCGATCGATCGGTCAGTCAGTCAGTCAATCAGGCAGCTTGCTTTTTTCAACCAAAGAGGCGCTCTGCTTTCGCCAGCCGGCGCTCAGCCAGGTTGACCCACCTGCACGCAGCAGAGAGCTATATTATGGGCAGGTCTTGCTACCAAGAACAAAGATGCCTCAGAGGTGCTGACAGCGCAAGGAGATGATCCCGGGAGCGAAGTGGTTTGCTTTTTTGAGATATTCCTCTTCGTTCCCCTCGATCATCAGCTTGTGCATGACCACCACATCGCCGTCGGGCAGAGGCTCGGCGGGCTGCAGGCACAGCTCCATGATGGGGCAGCCGCGTTCATAGACCTTGACCAGGCCACCGGCACCGGGAATGCGGTAGACGCGATGACTGATCGAGGGGCTAGCCACCTCCAGGTATCCGTACTTAATCAGCTGCTGATACTGGCTCTCCGTCAACATCTCGCGGAGCAGCGCCTTGGCGCGACTCTCGGCAGAGAGGCGTTCATTGCGCGAGAGGCGCGGCCCGACGCTGTTCCCTTCGAGGGATCGAGAGAGATAATAGATGGCCAGCAGCAAAAAGAGCAGCCAGATACCCAGGAAGAGCGTCAGAGTTTCTAACATAGCTGCTTACGCTCCTCGCCGGTTGCGCCGATTAGCCTCCTACGACGCGCGGCACCACCACGATCTGCTCGGCTGTTCGATCAAACTCATCGATGCGCTGCGCTGGCTTGCCTGGCTCGACCTTAAAGGCCGTGGCACCACGCATACGCTCCTCGCGAAAGATACGTTCGGCCTCGCGCACAGCGGCCAGAGCTTCGGGATCGCTGGCCTCAACCTTCTGCAGATCCCAGGAGATCCGATCGTCGCCGCGACGGGACATTACCCGTAGCATTCCCAAAGCTAAACTCCTTCTCTGTTTCACAGACAAGCAAGCACACTAGACAAACCGAGCTGACCTGCATCGGTCTCCCTTTCCTTGCTTTTCACTCCCTCCCTTGCGCTTGCTCCAGCGCTCTACCTCGCCTCAGCTCTTCCTGATCTGACCTTGGGGCGAAGGATGGGAGCCTGATACAGGTTAGAATCAGGATAGCACGCTTTACCAACCTGAGTCAAGGGCTGCATGACTGTACTTTTTTATGTCAGCGTGGGCAAGGTGACGCTGACGGTGGTGCCCATCCCAGGTGTAGACTGCACCGCGATCGTCCCGCCGAGCTGCTCAACCAGGAGGCGCGCGACGCTTAGTCCCAGTCCCAGACCGGCGCCGCTGCCCTCCAGAAGCTGCTCGCTGCCAGCCGGCGGCTCGGCTCGATAGAAAGGTTCGAAGATCTGTGGCAGGGCTTCGGGCCGGATACCCACGCCGCTATCGGCGATGCTGATGGCCAGGCCCACCAGGCCAGTGGGCAGCGTGGCAGCCGTGGCCTCCAGGCTGATCCGTCCCCCAACGGGGGTATAGGCAAGGGCATTGGCCAGCAGGTTGCGCAGAATCTGGCGCGCGCGCTGGCTGTCGGTTCGTATCTTTCGGTAGTGGGTCAGTAGCTCCTGAGCGAAGCGCTTCTCTAGCCGTAGGTGTCGCAGCCGTGCGCTATACTCCAGTTCTTCGACGGCGCCCTCTATGAGGTCTTCCAGGGCCACCATATTGCTGCTCAGGCGTAGCTGGCCACTGCTGGCTCTTAGCCAACAGAGCAAGTTTTCCAGCGAGAGATAGAGCTGCTCGCTGCTGGCACGCGCGCGCTGGAGGTAGTCGCGCGCCTCTTGGGAGAGTTCCGACCCGTCGGGGGCCTCGCTCCTTCCGAAGGCACTTGCTTCAGCGGCGAGGAGCAGATCGAGAAAGCCGTTGATGCGGTTCAGGGGCGCCCGTAGCTCGTGGGCGATGCGCGCGAGGGGCAGATCGCTTAGGGTGAGACCGTCACCCTTTTCGCTCTTCTGTCGACTCTGGAGCTTCCTGCGCTCGTCATCCTCGAAGACCTCGTCTGCTGCGGCGCTGTCTTGCTCATTGCTCATGGTTGCTTCCACTCTCGTCTTTCATCAGCCGAAATATGGTGCGGGTATGGTGCAAGCGTTTTTGCTTTCTATAGTTGGTGTCAACATGACAGAATTGGCGACCAGGCGCTTTCAGGCGGCGGTGCCGGGCCATTGCGATTATTATAGCAAAGGCAAGGTGAAGAGGATACGGGCCCCGGCCCCGGGCACGTTCTCGGCCCAGATCCTGCCGCCGTGGGCTTCGACGATGGCGCGTACAATGGCCAGGCCCAGGCCGCTGCCCCCGGTGTCGCCGCGGCGCGCCTCATCGGCGCGATAGAAGCGATCAAAGATGCGTGGCAGGGCCTGGGTGGGAATGCCGCTGCCGGTATCGGTGACCGCTACGACCATCTGGTGCTCCTGCTGCACAGCGTCGATGACGACCATGCCGCCCGGTGGGGTGTGGCGCAGGGCGTTGTCGCAGAGGTTGGAGAAGACGCGGGTCAGCATATCGGGATCGGCCTGGACTGGCGGCAGGTTGTAGTCGATGGTGTTACACGGTTCGACGTTGGCGCGTTCAAATTCGGGCGTCAGAACGGCCAGCACTTCATCAACCAGGACAGCCAGGCGCACGGGTTTGCGCTGCAGCTGCAAGGCGCCGGCCTCCATCTTGGCCATCATATGCAGGTCCCTGACAAGGCGACGCAGGCGCAGGGTTTCGCGCACGATGATGCGACCGGTGGCCTCATAGTCTTCGCGGCTGCGGTTGACCCCATCGATGAGGGATTCGCCGAGGCCGGCAATGGCCGTTAGGGGCGTGGCCAGGTCATGGGTAATGTTCATGATGAGTTCGCGCCGCCACAGCTCTTGCTTGCGCAGCTCCTCGACGTCGCGTTGCAGTTGGGTCGCCATTTCGTTGAAGT from Thermogemmatispora onikobensis carries:
- a CDS encoding sensor histidine kinase produces the protein MSNEQDSAAADEVFEDDERRKLQSRQKSEKGDGLTLSDLPLARIAHELRAPLNRINGFLDLLLAAEASAFGRSEAPDGSELSQEARDYLQRARASSEQLYLSLENLLCWLRASSGQLRLSSNMVALEDLIEGAVEELEYSARLRHLRLEKRFAQELLTHYRKIRTDSQRARQILRNLLANALAYTPVGGRISLEATAATLPTGLVGLAISIADSGVGIRPEALPQIFEPFYRAEPPAGSEQLLEGSGAGLGLGLSVARLLVEQLGGTIAVQSTPGMGTTVSVTLPTLT